In the genome of Candidatus Microbacterium phytovorans, one region contains:
- the rpsF gene encoding 30S ribosomal protein S6 — MVILDPEVDERQVAPKLDGFLKVITADGGSIDNVDVWGKRRLAYEIQKKNEGIYAVVNFTATSAATQELDRQLKLNEQIMRTKVLRAEEAIAQVAAEKERAEAKAARKAAKA; from the coding sequence ATGGTCATCCTTGACCCCGAGGTCGACGAGCGCCAGGTCGCTCCCAAGCTCGACGGGTTCCTGAAGGTCATCACCGCAGATGGTGGCTCGATCGACAACGTCGACGTGTGGGGCAAGCGCCGTCTCGCGTACGAGATCCAGAAGAAGAACGAGGGCATCTACGCCGTCGTCAACTTCACCGCCACCAGCGCCGCCACGCAGGAGCTCGACCGTCAGCTGAAGCTGAACGAGCAGATCATGCGTACCAAGGTCCTCCGTGCCGAGGAGGCGATCGCTCAGGTCGCCGCCGAGAAGGAGCGCGCCGAGGCCAAGGCCGCCCGTAAGGCAGCGAAGGCGTAA
- a CDS encoding DUF779 domain-containing protein — protein MTAAEPFTRVEVTDAAAALLRDLTVQHGPLMFHQSGGCCDGSAPMCYPVGMFLTGPSDVHLGGLDVGLGDPVDVFISESQFEYWKYTHLTIDVVPGRGAGFSVEGPTGMRFLIRSRMLTGAELAHFGLTPA, from the coding sequence ATGACCGCCGCCGAACCCTTCACCCGCGTCGAAGTGACGGATGCCGCGGCCGCGCTGCTGCGCGACCTCACCGTGCAGCACGGTCCGCTGATGTTCCACCAGTCCGGGGGGTGCTGTGATGGCAGCGCCCCCATGTGCTACCCCGTCGGGATGTTCCTCACCGGTCCGAGCGATGTGCATCTAGGCGGGCTCGACGTCGGGCTCGGCGATCCGGTCGACGTCTTCATCTCGGAGTCGCAGTTCGAGTACTGGAAGTACACACATCTGACGATCGACGTCGTGCCCGGCCGTGGGGCCGGATTCAGCGTGGAGGGCCCGACGGGCATGCGGTTCCTCATCCGCTCGCGCATGCTGACCGGTGCCGAGCTGGCGCACTTCGGGCTCACCCCGGCGTAG
- a CDS encoding aldehyde dehydrogenase — protein sequence MTIVEEGVSSVYAAPGQRGSVAEYRARYGHYIGGEFVEPIKGQYFENITPVTGKPFTEVGRGTVEDIDRAVDVAWKAFESWKRTTPADRAVILNKIADRIEQNLERIAVAETWENGKPVRETLAADIPLAVDHFRYFAGVLRAQEGSLSQIDEDTVAYHFHEPLGVVGQIIPWNFPILMATWKLAPALAAGNCVVLKPAEQTPASILFLFEIIGDLLPAGVVNIVNGFGIEAGAPLAQHKRIRKVAFTGETTTGRLIMQYASQNLIPVTLELGGKSANVFFEDVARDKDAYYDKALEGFTFFALNQGEVCTCPSRALIQRSIYDGFLADGLDRVSKIVQGNPLDPATMIGAQASNDQLEKILSYIDIGKQGGAKLLAGGERVDLGGELSGGYYVAPTVFEGTNDMRIFQEEIFGPVVSVTSFDDFDDALSIANDTLYGLGAGVWSRSADTMYRAGRGIEAGRVWTNTYHQYPAHAAFGGYKQSGIGRENHLKMLDHYQQTKNLLVSYAEGAMGFF from the coding sequence ATGACCATCGTCGAAGAAGGCGTCTCGAGCGTCTACGCCGCCCCGGGCCAGCGGGGGTCGGTCGCCGAGTACCGCGCCCGCTACGGCCACTACATCGGCGGCGAGTTCGTCGAGCCGATCAAGGGCCAGTACTTCGAGAACATCACCCCCGTCACCGGCAAGCCGTTCACCGAGGTCGGCCGGGGCACCGTAGAGGACATCGACCGTGCCGTCGACGTCGCCTGGAAGGCGTTCGAGTCGTGGAAGCGCACGACGCCCGCCGACCGTGCGGTGATCCTCAACAAGATCGCCGACCGCATCGAGCAGAACCTCGAGCGGATCGCCGTGGCCGAAACGTGGGAGAACGGCAAGCCCGTCCGCGAGACGCTCGCCGCCGACATTCCGCTCGCCGTCGACCACTTCCGCTACTTCGCGGGTGTGCTGCGCGCTCAGGAGGGTTCGCTCAGCCAGATCGACGAAGACACCGTCGCCTACCACTTCCACGAGCCGCTGGGCGTCGTCGGCCAGATCATCCCGTGGAACTTCCCCATCCTCATGGCCACGTGGAAGCTGGCTCCCGCGCTCGCCGCGGGCAACTGCGTCGTGTTGAAGCCGGCCGAGCAGACGCCGGCATCCATTCTGTTCCTGTTCGAGATCATCGGCGACCTGTTGCCGGCCGGCGTCGTGAACATCGTCAACGGCTTCGGCATCGAGGCCGGCGCGCCGCTCGCCCAGCACAAGCGCATCCGCAAGGTCGCGTTCACGGGTGAGACGACGACGGGCCGCCTCATCATGCAGTACGCGTCGCAGAACCTCATCCCGGTGACGCTCGAGCTCGGCGGCAAGAGTGCGAACGTCTTCTTCGAGGACGTCGCTCGCGACAAGGATGCCTACTACGACAAGGCGTTGGAGGGTTTCACGTTCTTCGCCCTCAACCAGGGCGAGGTGTGCACCTGCCCGTCGCGTGCGCTCATCCAGCGGTCGATCTACGACGGCTTCCTCGCCGACGGGCTCGACCGGGTCTCCAAGATCGTGCAGGGCAACCCGCTCGACCCGGCCACGATGATCGGTGCGCAGGCGTCGAACGACCAGCTCGAGAAGATCCTCAGCTACATCGACATCGGTAAGCAGGGCGGTGCGAAGCTGCTCGCCGGTGGGGAAAGAGTCGACCTCGGGGGCGAGCTCAGCGGCGGGTACTACGTGGCGCCGACGGTGTTCGAGGGCACGAACGACATGCGGATCTTCCAGGAAGAGATCTTCGGTCCGGTCGTGTCGGTTACGAGCTTCGACGACTTCGACGACGCGCTCTCGATCGCGAACGACACCCTCTACGGCCTGGGCGCCGGGGTGTGGAGTCGCTCGGCCGACACGATGTACCGCGCCGGCCGCGGCATCGAAGCCGGTCGCGTGTGGACCAACACCTACCACCAGTACCCGGCCCACGCCGCGTTCGGCGGGTACAAGCAGTCGGGCATCGGCCGCGAGAACCACCTGAAGATGCTCGACCACTACCAGCAGACGAAGAACCTGCTCGTCTCGTACGCCGAAGGGGCCATGGGCTTCTTCTGA
- the malQ gene encoding 4-alpha-glucanotransferase: protein MTDDHAALLALAEAHGIATEYWSFFGDRVSVPADTLRTVLRAMGVDPATDASVSAALTDADEAPWRRLLPPSHVTRPGARVLPVHVADGHDVTVSVALEDGSWRELHIPEQRPAARLVGGVLVWRVDVPLPADLPLGWHTLHAAQRAFGHDDADRTASCPLVITPERLPDPPARPGRSRGWGLMAQIYSVRSRASWGMGDFADLGDLAAIAGARGADFLLVNPLHAAEVTSPIEPSPYLPATRRFLAPLYVRPEDVREAAYLTASDRAVVDAARVAVAADDTDAARIDRDAVWAAKRRALEVIHAAPRSAGRAADLAAFTEREGQPLQDFALWCALEEHYEGEERPAEAWDIRSPLVARLRTELSARVDFHVWLQWIADGQARDAQAAALASGMAIGVMHDLAVGVHTKGSDAWSLHDMYAPGITVGAPPDMYNQQGQNWNQPPWLPAALAEAGYAPLRDMIRTLLRHAGALRIDHVIGLCRLWWIPEGFGAGAGTYVRYDHEAMIGVLALEAHRAGAVLIGEDLGNVEPWVRDYLAARGILGTSVLWFEREGDGFRPPEHYRRALLATVNTHDLPPTAGYLADEHVALRARLHLLTRPVEDELADAEKERSAMLLLLRERGLIDQAPSEQQVIEALNLLITASPSVLLGVALVDAVGERRTQNQPGTDKEYPNWQVPLADSAGRAVLLDDLAANARFASLLAAVDRAI, encoded by the coding sequence ATGACCGACGACCACGCGGCACTGCTCGCGCTCGCAGAGGCGCACGGCATCGCGACGGAGTACTGGTCGTTCTTCGGCGACCGCGTGTCCGTGCCCGCCGACACCCTCCGCACGGTGCTGCGGGCGATGGGCGTCGATCCTGCAACGGATGCCTCGGTGTCCGCCGCCCTGACGGATGCCGACGAAGCGCCGTGGCGTCGCCTGCTCCCGCCCTCCCACGTCACCCGCCCCGGCGCGCGGGTGCTGCCCGTCCACGTCGCCGACGGCCACGACGTGACCGTCTCGGTGGCCCTCGAAGACGGGTCGTGGCGCGAGCTGCACATCCCCGAGCAGCGCCCCGCGGCGCGACTCGTCGGCGGTGTGCTCGTGTGGCGCGTCGACGTGCCCCTGCCCGCGGACCTTCCGCTCGGGTGGCACACCCTGCACGCGGCCCAGCGCGCGTTCGGCCACGACGACGCCGACCGCACGGCATCCTGCCCCCTCGTCATCACGCCGGAGCGCCTGCCCGACCCGCCCGCGCGCCCGGGTCGGTCGCGCGGCTGGGGTCTCATGGCGCAGATCTACTCGGTGCGCTCGCGGGCCTCGTGGGGCATGGGCGACTTCGCCGACCTGGGCGACCTCGCCGCGATCGCCGGCGCACGCGGCGCCGACTTCCTGCTCGTGAATCCGCTGCACGCGGCGGAAGTCACGAGCCCCATCGAGCCCTCGCCGTACCTTCCCGCCACCCGTCGCTTCCTCGCCCCGCTGTACGTGCGGCCCGAAGACGTCCGCGAGGCCGCGTACCTGACGGCATCCGACCGGGCCGTCGTCGACGCCGCGCGCGTCGCCGTCGCCGCCGACGACACCGACGCCGCACGCATCGACCGCGACGCCGTGTGGGCGGCGAAACGGCGCGCGCTCGAGGTGATCCACGCGGCACCGCGCTCCGCCGGACGCGCCGCCGACCTCGCCGCATTCACCGAACGCGAGGGTCAGCCGCTCCAGGACTTCGCCCTGTGGTGCGCCCTCGAAGAGCACTACGAGGGCGAGGAGCGACCGGCCGAGGCCTGGGACATCCGCTCCCCCCTCGTCGCGCGGCTGCGCACCGAGCTGTCGGCGCGCGTCGACTTCCACGTGTGGCTGCAGTGGATCGCCGACGGTCAGGCACGTGACGCGCAGGCCGCGGCCCTGGCATCCGGAATGGCGATCGGCGTCATGCACGACCTCGCCGTCGGCGTGCACACGAAGGGCTCGGATGCCTGGTCGCTCCACGACATGTACGCGCCCGGCATCACGGTGGGCGCCCCGCCGGACATGTACAACCAGCAGGGTCAGAACTGGAACCAGCCGCCGTGGCTGCCGGCGGCCCTGGCCGAGGCGGGCTACGCGCCGCTGCGCGACATGATCCGCACCCTGCTCCGTCACGCCGGCGCGCTGCGGATCGACCACGTCATCGGACTGTGCCGGCTGTGGTGGATTCCGGAGGGGTTCGGTGCGGGCGCCGGCACGTACGTCCGCTACGACCACGAGGCCATGATCGGCGTCCTCGCTCTGGAAGCCCACCGGGCCGGTGCCGTGCTCATCGGCGAAGACCTCGGCAACGTCGAACCGTGGGTGCGCGACTACCTCGCCGCCCGCGGCATCCTCGGCACGAGCGTGCTGTGGTTCGAGCGCGAGGGTGACGGCTTCCGCCCGCCCGAGCACTACCGGCGGGCACTCCTCGCGACCGTCAACACCCACGACCTGCCGCCCACCGCGGGATACCTCGCCGACGAGCACGTCGCGCTGCGCGCGCGGTTGCACCTCCTCACCCGCCCCGTCGAGGACGAGCTCGCGGATGCCGAGAAGGAACGTTCGGCGATGCTCTTGCTCCTCCGCGAGCGCGGTCTCATCGACCAGGCGCCCAGCGAGCAGCAGGTGATCGAGGCGCTGAACCTGCTGATCACCGCATCGCCGTCGGTGCTGCTCGGGGTCGCCCTCGTCGACGCCGTCGGTGAGCGGCGCACGCAGAACCAGCCGGGCACCGACAAGGAGTACCCCAACTGGCAGGTGCCACTCGCCGACTCCGCCGGTCGCGCGGTGCTCCTCGACGACCTCGCCGCGAACGCGCGGTTCGCGTCGCTGCTCGCGGCGGTCGACCGGGCGATCTAG
- a CDS encoding GAF domain-containing protein, with protein MPSSWSSRREVSPENSRLLIERAHEELVGGNPGDARLGDVRPLVRESWRRSLALLVGAEGAPALDLSADELEAYRSAHPLAGAMEMVRALLAPDADSGVIVAVGDAAGRLLWVEGDRHVRALTGDMGFVAGADWSERSVGTSAPGTALALDRSVQIHGAEHFNRLVQPWSCTAAPLHDPETRRLVGVIDVTGGADAATPQAQLLVDATARAIEGELLVARLRARAAAPAAAPPVRRAPVRAPERSVLRVLGRDRALLEVAGDTGESVTELSARHAEILLMLAVHRQGLSSERLSELVYGEEAEGTLRPEMVRLRKALERTAPHLVPTSRPYRLPVDLETDAHQVVSLLDRGAHRVALAAYRGRVLPESVAPGVEEFRESVRGALREALLAEASADVLLAYADTDDGADDAEALRLALSMLPARSPKRAGVVARLERLDA; from the coding sequence GTGCCCTCGTCGTGGTCGTCGCGCCGCGAGGTCTCGCCCGAGAACTCGCGTCTGCTGATCGAGCGCGCGCACGAGGAGCTCGTGGGCGGCAACCCCGGCGACGCGCGGCTCGGCGACGTCCGACCGCTCGTCCGCGAATCGTGGCGTCGCTCCCTCGCCCTCCTGGTCGGCGCCGAAGGAGCACCGGCGCTCGACCTCAGCGCAGACGAGCTCGAGGCCTACCGCAGCGCCCACCCCCTCGCCGGGGCGATGGAGATGGTGCGCGCCCTCCTCGCGCCCGACGCCGACTCGGGAGTGATCGTCGCCGTCGGGGATGCCGCGGGCCGGCTGCTGTGGGTCGAGGGCGACCGCCACGTGCGCGCGCTCACCGGCGACATGGGTTTCGTCGCGGGAGCGGACTGGTCGGAGCGCTCCGTCGGCACATCGGCTCCGGGCACCGCGCTCGCCCTCGACCGCTCGGTGCAGATCCATGGCGCGGAGCACTTCAACCGGCTCGTCCAGCCCTGGTCGTGCACGGCCGCGCCCCTGCACGACCCCGAGACCCGGCGTCTCGTGGGCGTCATCGACGTGACCGGGGGGGCCGACGCCGCGACCCCGCAGGCGCAGCTGCTCGTCGACGCGACGGCGCGAGCGATCGAAGGCGAGCTGCTCGTCGCGCGACTGCGTGCACGCGCCGCCGCTCCCGCCGCCGCGCCCCCCGTGCGTCGCGCACCGGTGCGCGCCCCCGAACGCAGCGTCCTGCGGGTGCTGGGACGCGACCGCGCCCTGTTGGAAGTGGCCGGCGACACCGGCGAATCGGTGACCGAGCTCTCGGCCCGCCACGCCGAGATCCTCCTCATGCTCGCCGTCCACCGGCAGGGGCTGTCGTCGGAGCGGCTGTCCGAACTCGTCTACGGCGAAGAGGCCGAGGGCACGCTCCGACCCGAGATGGTGCGGCTGCGCAAGGCGCTCGAACGCACGGCCCCCCACCTCGTGCCCACGTCGCGGCCCTACCGGTTGCCGGTCGACCTGGAGACCGACGCGCACCAGGTGGTCTCGCTGCTCGACCGTGGCGCCCACCGCGTCGCGCTCGCCGCCTACCGCGGCCGGGTGCTCCCCGAGTCGGTCGCACCGGGTGTGGAGGAGTTCCGCGAGTCGGTTCGGGGTGCGCTCCGCGAGGCGCTGCTGGCCGAGGCATCCGCGGACGTGCTGCTGGCCTACGCCGACACCGACGACGGGGCCGACGACGCGGAGGCCCTGCGGCTCGCACTGAGCATGCTGCCCGCCCGGTCGCCCAAGCGCGCCGGGGTGGTCGCCCGCCTGGAGCGCCTCGACGCGTGA
- a CDS encoding CCA tRNA nucleotidyltransferase, with translation MLNMAEGLARIGALADSPVTSALGAAFAAAGFELALVGGPVRDALLGRETHDLDYTTNARPDDILRIVAPLATATWDVGRDFGTIGAKIRDPETGRAEQVEITTYRADSYDGVTRKPTVEFGDTLEQDLVRRDFTVNAMALRVPGPTLVDPTSGVEDLLAGVLRTPTDPSVSFGDDPLRMLRAARFSSQLGFTVASETVDAMARLRETLRIVSAERVQGELVKLLQTDDPVRGIRLLVDTGLAGEFLPEVPALQLEVDEHHHHKDVYEHSLTVLRQAIELERTRHPDAAPDVTLRLAALLHDIGKPATRRLEPGGGVSFHHHDVKGARLARKRLNALRFDAATITSVTQLVEQHLRFFGYAEGVWTDSAVRRYVRDAGPELERLHILTRADVTTRNKRKAATLRAAYDDIERRIAELAAQEQLDAMRPALDGNRIQEVLGIRPGPEVGQAYRFLLDLRLDEGILEPADAEERLRAWWAARTSHQD, from the coding sequence ATGCTCAACATGGCCGAGGGCCTCGCCCGCATCGGCGCGCTCGCCGACTCGCCGGTGACCTCCGCGCTCGGTGCCGCGTTCGCCGCGGCAGGCTTCGAACTGGCTCTCGTCGGCGGCCCCGTGCGCGACGCGCTGCTCGGCCGCGAGACCCACGACCTCGACTACACGACGAACGCGCGGCCCGACGACATCCTCCGGATCGTCGCGCCCCTCGCGACGGCGACGTGGGACGTCGGACGTGACTTCGGCACCATCGGGGCCAAGATCCGCGACCCCGAGACCGGGCGGGCCGAACAGGTCGAGATCACCACCTACCGCGCCGACAGCTACGACGGCGTGACCCGCAAGCCGACCGTCGAGTTCGGCGACACCCTCGAACAGGACCTCGTGCGCCGTGACTTCACCGTCAACGCGATGGCGCTGCGAGTGCCGGGCCCGACGCTCGTCGACCCCACCAGCGGTGTCGAAGACCTCCTCGCGGGCGTGCTGCGCACTCCCACCGATCCGTCGGTGAGCTTCGGCGACGACCCGCTGCGCATGCTCCGCGCCGCCCGCTTCTCCTCGCAGCTCGGCTTCACGGTGGCTTCCGAGACGGTGGATGCCATGGCCCGCCTCCGCGAGACGCTCCGCATCGTCAGCGCCGAGCGGGTGCAGGGGGAGCTCGTGAAGCTGCTCCAGACGGACGATCCGGTACGCGGCATCCGGCTGCTGGTCGACACCGGCCTCGCGGGCGAGTTCCTGCCCGAAGTTCCCGCACTGCAGCTGGAAGTCGACGAGCACCACCACCACAAGGACGTCTACGAGCATTCGCTCACCGTGCTGCGACAGGCGATCGAGTTGGAGCGCACCCGGCATCCCGACGCGGCGCCGGACGTCACCCTGCGGCTCGCGGCCCTCCTCCACGACATCGGCAAGCCCGCGACGCGGCGCCTCGAACCCGGCGGGGGCGTCAGCTTCCACCATCACGACGTGAAGGGTGCGCGGCTGGCCAGGAAGCGCCTCAACGCCCTGCGCTTCGACGCCGCGACGATCACGTCGGTCACCCAGCTCGTCGAGCAGCACCTGCGGTTCTTCGGCTACGCGGAAGGGGTGTGGACCGACTCGGCCGTGCGTCGCTACGTGCGCGATGCGGGACCCGAGCTCGAACGCCTCCACATCCTCACCCGCGCCGACGTCACCACCCGCAACAAGCGCAAGGCGGCGACGCTGCGCGCCGCGTACGACGACATCGAGCGCCGCATCGCCGAACTGGCCGCGCAGGAGCAGCTCGACGCGATGCGCCCCGCCCTCGACGGCAACCGCATCCAGGAGGTGCTCGGCATCCGTCCCGGTCCGGAGGTCGGTCAGGCCTACCGGTTCCTCCTCGACCTGCGCCTCGACGAGGGCATCCTCGAGCCGGCGGATGCCGAAGAGCGCCTGCGTGCGTGGTGGGCCGCCCGGACGTCGCACCAGGACTGA
- a CDS encoding methyltransferase has product MDAVTDPQPDPTRCAALGADLRAAGYTADAVRAAWGPLADEAVGHGLTAPALAALAARPADPAADPLAVLARLLFLGIPTALDLVDAALPACRGAGLVALGLATIDEGLVVPAALVRPQDVADEAGAGHWWIASDLDEAALTAQAHRGVLPTGHVLGVGGASLTLAGLQLPAPVGRVLDIGTGCGIQALRARHHADEVVATDVSERALRFTELNALLNGVTGIQTRHGSLFEPVAGEEFERVVSNPPFVITPRVAGVPEYEYRDAGFSGDALVAAFVSQVGTVLAPGGVAQLLGNWEYRDDEDGLDRVRGWVAASPVALDAWVVERERLDPLAYAELWVRDGGTVAGTPEYESLVQAWLDDFAARGVTAVGFGYLLLHRPPSGTPTLARYERIAQPVAGALGPHLLAATSAWHRLSRLDDDALAASELVVAGDVTEARHHLPGAADPSVIELRQGGGFARTIEVDPALAALVGACDGDLAVGPLVAAIADLLEVDAAALRDDLLPRVRELVFTGFLTFA; this is encoded by the coding sequence ATGGATGCCGTGACCGACCCGCAGCCCGATCCGACCCGCTGCGCCGCGCTCGGCGCCGACCTCCGCGCCGCCGGCTACACGGCCGACGCGGTGCGCGCGGCGTGGGGTCCGCTGGCGGACGAGGCGGTGGGACACGGGCTGACCGCCCCGGCGCTCGCGGCGCTCGCCGCCCGACCCGCAGATCCCGCCGCCGACCCGCTGGCGGTGCTGGCGCGACTGCTGTTCCTCGGCATCCCGACCGCGCTCGATCTGGTCGACGCGGCCCTTCCCGCCTGCCGCGGGGCGGGTCTGGTCGCCCTGGGGCTCGCCACGATCGACGAGGGCCTCGTCGTGCCCGCCGCTCTCGTCCGCCCGCAGGACGTCGCCGACGAGGCGGGCGCGGGGCACTGGTGGATCGCGAGCGATCTCGACGAGGCGGCGCTCACGGCGCAGGCGCACCGCGGTGTGCTCCCGACCGGTCACGTGCTCGGGGTCGGCGGAGCGTCGCTCACGCTCGCCGGGCTCCAGCTGCCGGCCCCCGTGGGGCGAGTGCTCGACATCGGCACCGGCTGCGGCATCCAGGCGCTGCGTGCGCGGCACCACGCCGACGAGGTCGTCGCGACCGACGTGTCGGAGCGGGCGCTGCGCTTCACCGAGCTCAACGCGCTCCTCAACGGCGTGACCGGCATCCAGACCCGGCACGGCAGCCTGTTCGAGCCGGTCGCGGGCGAGGAGTTCGAGCGGGTCGTCTCCAACCCGCCGTTCGTCATCACCCCGCGCGTCGCCGGGGTGCCCGAGTACGAGTACCGCGACGCCGGCTTCTCGGGCGACGCGCTCGTCGCCGCGTTCGTGTCGCAGGTGGGCACCGTGCTCGCCCCCGGTGGGGTGGCGCAGCTCCTCGGCAACTGGGAGTACCGCGACGACGAGGACGGCCTCGACCGTGTCCGCGGCTGGGTCGCCGCCTCGCCGGTCGCCCTCGACGCGTGGGTCGTCGAGCGGGAGCGGCTCGACCCGCTCGCGTATGCCGAGCTGTGGGTGCGCGACGGCGGAACCGTCGCGGGCACCCCCGAGTACGAGTCCCTCGTGCAGGCGTGGCTCGACGACTTCGCCGCCCGGGGCGTCACGGCCGTCGGCTTCGGCTACCTGCTGCTGCACCGGCCGCCGTCGGGCACGCCCACCCTCGCCCGCTACGAGCGGATCGCTCAGCCCGTCGCCGGCGCCCTCGGCCCCCACCTCCTCGCCGCGACGTCCGCGTGGCACCGGCTGAGCCGGCTCGACGACGACGCGCTCGCGGCATCCGAGCTGGTCGTCGCCGGCGACGTCACAGAAGCGCGCCATCACCTGCCCGGCGCGGCCGACCCGAGCGTCATCGAGCTGCGTCAGGGCGGCGGGTTCGCCCGCACGATCGAGGTGGATCCGGCGCTCGCGGCCCTCGTCGGTGCGTGCGACGGCGACCTCGCCGTCGGGCCGCTCGTCGCCGCGATCGCCGACCTCCTGGAAGTGGATGCCGCGGCCCTCCGCGATGACCTCCTGCCCCGGGTGAGAGAGCTCGTCTTCACGGGCTTCCTGACGTTCGCGTGA
- a CDS encoding DUF6049 family protein, producing MTMTPPASVAPDARRPGARTHRLASTSRIVAAAAAVLLGVSVSAGAFGAPPSAVAADVETSSGLELLVAAEGDGVVGDDGSLRVALSMVNQTATTVPAGTADISVGRAPLASRSAVSAWLEGTRTTRLRDVGTATLGAVSSLSAVTATTVVEVGDDLDPGVYALRATSPSPRGTLVSRGVFVVGDDVDGDIAVLVPITAGPLENGLLSSDELAELTAPGGGLRAQVDAVTGTAAILAVDPAVVAAIRVLGTTAPPTATEWLDDLLALPNTRFALQFGDADLAAQYAAGVTEPLTVPTLAPAIVAAGVDTSTPSPTPTPTPTPTPGSESPVTADMAALTDIGDARGDVFWPAEGTVDADLVASLGSLSPEAVTIVSSADVGGEAGARARAGESDLLVYDADVSAALRTATSAPRRIDRTAALATASAYASFADADADLLVTVGRSDDRTLPSLRAAVRAAVRLDDRDAVSLTAVHTGTAEAVTVGRGAPDADRVAAVERFLDDEKDLAEFATILADPTVLTATERAAVLQLLGNGWVGHPDAWRVAVEDHLDETAATLDAVAIVPSPDINLLGSSAPLTFSVRNDLPWPATLVLLAEPNDPRLVVQNRIEVAAGAAQTTRVDVPVQARVGSGESSLDLELRSPTMVPIGTTTTVVVSVQAEWESVGIAVMAVLVGTFLVLGIVRTVLRLRRRAAPRSDGRADG from the coding sequence ATGACCATGACTCCTCCTGCCTCCGTGGCGCCCGACGCGCGGCGCCCGGGCGCGCGCACGCACCGGCTCGCCTCGACGTCGCGCATCGTCGCGGCGGCGGCCGCGGTGCTCCTCGGAGTTTCGGTGTCCGCGGGAGCGTTCGGCGCGCCGCCGTCCGCGGTGGCCGCCGACGTCGAGACCTCATCGGGGCTGGAGCTCCTCGTCGCTGCGGAGGGCGACGGTGTGGTCGGCGACGACGGCAGCCTGCGGGTGGCCCTGTCGATGGTGAATCAGACCGCCACGACCGTTCCGGCAGGCACGGCCGACATCTCCGTCGGCCGCGCGCCGCTGGCATCCCGCTCGGCCGTCTCCGCCTGGCTCGAGGGCACAAGGACGACGCGTCTGCGCGACGTGGGCACCGCGACGCTCGGCGCGGTGTCGTCGCTGTCCGCCGTCACCGCGACGACGGTCGTCGAGGTCGGCGACGACCTGGATCCCGGCGTGTACGCGCTGCGCGCGACCTCTCCGTCGCCACGAGGCACGCTCGTCTCGCGCGGCGTGTTCGTCGTCGGCGACGACGTCGACGGTGACATCGCCGTACTGGTGCCGATCACGGCGGGCCCCCTCGAGAACGGGCTGCTGTCCTCCGACGAGCTCGCCGAGCTGACCGCCCCCGGCGGCGGCCTGCGCGCACAGGTGGATGCCGTCACCGGCACGGCCGCGATCCTCGCCGTCGACCCCGCCGTCGTCGCCGCGATCCGCGTGCTCGGCACGACCGCCCCGCCGACGGCGACCGAGTGGCTCGACGACCTCCTCGCACTGCCGAACACACGGTTCGCGCTGCAGTTCGGCGACGCCGACCTGGCCGCCCAGTACGCCGCGGGGGTGACCGAACCGCTCACCGTGCCGACACTCGCACCCGCCATCGTCGCCGCGGGCGTCGACACCTCCACCCCGAGCCCCACGCCGACCCCCACCCCGACGCCCACCCCCGGGTCGGAGAGCCCGGTGACCGCCGACATGGCCGCGCTCACCGACATCGGCGACGCACGCGGCGACGTGTTCTGGCCCGCCGAGGGGACCGTCGACGCCGACCTCGTCGCGTCCCTCGGATCCCTCTCGCCCGAGGCGGTCACGATCGTGTCGTCGGCCGACGTCGGCGGCGAGGCCGGAGCCCGCGCCCGCGCCGGCGAGAGCGATCTTCTCGTGTACGACGCCGACGTGTCCGCCGCGCTGCGGACGGCTACCTCGGCCCCCCGGCGCATCGACCGGACGGCGGCGCTGGCCACGGCATCCGCCTACGCGTCGTTCGCCGACGCCGACGCCGACCTGCTCGTCACCGTCGGGCGCTCCGACGACCGGACGCTCCCCTCCCTCCGCGCTGCCGTGCGCGCGGCCGTGCGCCTCGACGACCGGGATGCCGTCAGCCTCACCGCGGTGCACACCGGCACCGCGGAGGCCGTGACGGTCGGGCGCGGCGCACCGGACGCGGACCGCGTCGCGGCGGTGGAGCGGTTCCTCGACGATGAGAAGGACCTGGCGGAGTTCGCCACGATCCTCGCCGACCCGACGGTGCTGACAGCGACGGAGCGGGCCGCCGTGCTGCAGCTGCTCGGCAACGGGTGGGTGGGGCATCCCGACGCGTGGCGCGTCGCGGTCGAGGACCACCTCGACGAGACGGCCGCGACGCTCGATGCCGTGGCGATCGTGCCCTCGCCCGACATCAACCTCCTCGGTTCCAGCGCCCCCCTCACCTTCTCCGTCCGCAACGACCTGCCGTGGCCGGCGACCCTCGTGCTCCTCGCCGAGCCGAACGACCCGCGCCTCGTCGTACAGAATCGGATCGAGGTCGCCGCGGGCGCCGCGCAGACCACGCGCGTCGACGTGCCCGTCCAGGCCCGGGTGGGAAGCGGCGAGTCCAGCCTCGACCTCGAGCTGCGCAGCCCCACGATGGTGCCGATCGGCACGACGACGACCGTCGTCGTCTCGGTGCAGGCGGAGTGGGAGAGCGTCGGCATCGCCGTCATGGCCGTGCTCGTGGGAACCTTCCTCGTACTCGGGATCGTGCGCACCGTCCTGCGCCTGCGCCGTAGGGCCGCTCCCCGCAGCGACGGGAGAGCCGATGGCTAG